The following proteins come from a genomic window of Montipora foliosa isolate CH-2021 chromosome 2, ASM3666993v2, whole genome shotgun sequence:
- the LOC137984776 gene encoding pappalysin-1-like codes for MVAQKNSEFYAVFLVLIVHFFLNVDVALSNNAFSREVKAAEEEENRHRANCASTRRIKRHTHARFPSSPPTGSKFGKALRFFGNEVIRFSGPVNVPSHQFTVDFWMKPEGGQKSPVTVLGIFDDCSSDMKDGGWEVGLVEASAERSLRVYFRLRTQRSDAETTLVSPRSVEPNAWLHVAATYSGKSMKLYINQAKMAVSSDQTGHIFAEGFPVCEHLEAGGNHSSGVFFRGTIDEVRLWSVAKSHEEISAKVFAPTLDSETFLEIYESFSGTEELYNRTPKTTWVAVRNKPEIIESTIPGDAHDLSILKPPCGTTVCDNPEIIRSYMKNTRLRGKKVVRYRVVNILEDNGTNPMVTKKQIKLQHALLNKAFAPYNITFEVKEHQIRNTSLRHRTVTYNCEARKIGDGHCNVEYCLHNITGNDGGDCDKPQTRCDPDKRGNGKCDPECNKYYNGWDFGDCCNASITDVYKTCFDPSSPNRAYMSDREYKSLLNLDNQYFLNVYLAEWSNDDLEGVATFPWEKTVYTIHGGTILSLTNFGREHHSNALVHEFGHVLGLWHVHHGVSELDCTDDCAETFPSLELGDLCSDTNPTPANNLCRDPLVDRESFTCGIKKFSNTPYRNYMSYANDSCTESFTEQQAARMHCYIDLVYQSWQHAKTPPSFIPLPPRVTSKTENGVKIAWIPPLGTGGANALNGCHECREDRVFKQYAVSAESPIPAKPNGYWSPHQAIGAPDAEPCHLTPQAWSPFSSTELCPECYIEFGFKEAVIPTELSVWVVWNAKAGVTNIQLIFEDGSKQSLGDVTAQCDAPLTMALRVNKRVSRIRINVKGSTEIDAIQLTSSINHPNCLNCEPVEYLVTREPPFFSGEPQRVEKTRFEDSHFNPGKTYTYRVQAVTSVGLTGPPSPPLSYSSYKGFCGDGIVDESIGEECDDANVRDADGCNVQCKKEDVFHCTGHPSLCYRHDGDGKCEEFEEKTSIKDCGFYTPEGFQDQWAVNVTVNPAYHRSECPENVIAGPPSRDLVCQSSLEDSFNQKHAWGPCGVNRDGNFWLEVTFNRSVVPAAVVIYIGSDGKTAYSDYEEETVIVELIDSSGQVLPSGGDETKFSCKSNPAVVPIYHDMTKPFFYARKVRVSFRSFLVAIAGVALRSRASFDVVEMSKCRHDEIFSPRTQHCHKYMCQRPSCYKLAVKHASVKCEGTEEGQICSVTCKPGYRPFRPFKMVCLNKEWQGIIRACQPVSCGIPKIPNGKADCPEGHTFGKKCSIKCVPQAKMKGGEGYVTCEDDGKWSAQTSFCVMTCPNLSTPENSEPVVENNCIGSKRTYLPGMSCKFRCKPGYMVKDQDHQGRRHFKIRCTKSGQWTHSSCEPIICTEIAANLKIWYNCTNGNAMGSVCSNDCPGEEVHTVKCEEDGHWSEPMKRCKSPSAGVCSAPKAPTGVLLTCEDHYPGGICKAKCKDFGFDVVAAGNEEKWRVTLTCSQKLDWYPDPSRLLCVRSCDRVYIADGWCDPVNNNKHCRWDGGDCCRSTAKNRIVRPMPSYCRAACACKDPEASENQPDDNEPDDEGDSIPDGSGSVDGQYKTST; via the exons ATGGTGGCGCAAAAAAATAGTGAGTTTTATGCGGTATTCCTGGTTCTAATAGTTCACTTTTTCTTAAACGTGGATGTTGCGTTAAGCAACAATGCGTTTTCGAGGGAGGTCAAGGCCgccgaagaagaagaaaacagacACCGCGCCAACTGCGCCTCAACACGCCGCATAAAACGCCACACTCATGCACGTTTTCCGTCTTCGCCACCGACGGGGTCGAAATTTGGAAAAGCCTTGCGATTTTTCGGCAACGAGGTGATCAGGTTTTCCGGACCTGTCAATGTTCCATCTCACCAATTCACTGTGGATTTTTGGATGAAACCAGAAGGTGGCCAAAAGTCGCCGGTTACCGTCCTAGGAATTTTCGACGATTGTTCGTCGGATATGAAAGATGGAGGCTGGGAAGTAGGACTTGTTGAGGCAAGCGCGGAGCGAAGTCTAAGGGTTTACTTTCGGTTGCGCACACAGCGATCGGATGCGGAGACAACCCTCGTTTCTCCTCGTAGCGTAGAACCAAATGCTTGGCTTCACGTCGCTGCAACTTACAGTGGAAAGAGCATGAAACTTTATATCAATCAAGCAAAAATGGCGGTTTCCTCTGACCAAACTGGTCACATTTTCGCCGAAGGATTCCCCGTGTGCGAGCATTTAGAAGCTGGGGGGAATCACTCATCCGGCGTGTTTTTTCGGGGAACAATAGACGAAGTCCGATTGTGGTCCGTAGCAAAATCGCACGAGGAAATCAGCGCGAAAGTTTTTGCTCCCACCTTGGATTCTGAGACTTTCCTCGAAATATACGAAAGCTTTTCAGGGACTGAAGAACTTTATAATCGCACTCCTAAGACCACATGGGTTGCAGTAAGAAACAAACCGGAAATCATAGAGTCAACAATTCCTGGCGACGCACACGATCTTTCCATTCTAAAACCGCCATGTGGGACAACAGTATGTGATAACCCTGAAATCATCAGAAGTTATATGAAAAATACACGCCTGCGAGGTAAAAAGGTCGTGAGATATCGCGTTGTCAATATTTTGGAGGATAACGGCACAAACCCCATGGTGACGAAAAAGCAGATCAAACTGCAACATGCTTTGCTAAATAAAGCTTTCGCACCTTACAACATCACCTTCGAAGTCAAAGAACATCAAATACGCAATACATCTTTGCGACACCGCACTGTAACTTACAATTGCGAAGCCAGAAAAATCGGCGACGGGCACTGCAATGTAGAATATTGTCTGCACAATATTACGGGGAATGACGGAGGCGACTGTGATAAACCTCAAACCCGGTGTGACCCCGACAAGCGCGGAAATGGCAAGTGTGACCCGGAGTGTAATAAGTATTACAACGGCTGGGATTTTGGTGACTGCTGCAATGCAAGTATTACCGATGTGTATAAAACGTGCTTCGATCCGTCGTCCCCCAACAGGGCGTACATGAGCGACAGGGAATACAAATCTCTTCTGAATTTAGACAATCAATATTTCTTGAACGTTTACTTGGCTGAGTGGAGTAACGATGATTTGGAGGGCGTAGCCACGTTCCCGTGGGAGAAAACCGTTTACACCATCCATGGTGGCACCATCTTGAGTCTGACCAATTTCGGTCGCGAGCACCACTCGAACGCCCTTGTTCACGAGTTTGGTCACGTGCTAGGCCTGTGGCACGTTCACCATGGAGTCTCGGAACTAGATTGCACCGATGATTGCGCCGAGACATTTCCTTCTCTCGAGCTGGGCGATCTGTGCTCCGACACCAACCCAACCCCCGCTAATAACCTCTGCCGGGATCCACTTGTTGATAGAGAAAGCTTCACTtgtggaataaagaaattctcGAACACGCCTTACAGGAACTACATGAGCTATGCAAACGACTCTTGTACGGAATCTTTCACAGAGCAACAGGCTGCCAGAATGCACTGCTACATCGATTTGGTCTACCAGTCTTGGCAACACGCCAAGACTCCGCCTTCCTTTATCCCGCTCCCTCCACGCGTTACTTCCAAAACGGAGAATGGAGTTAAAATTGCTTGGATTCCACCTTTGGGAACCGGTGGCGCAAACGCTCTCAATGGTTGCCACGAATGCCGCGAAGACAGGGTTTTCAAGCAGTATGCAGTGTCAGCGGAGTCTCCAATTCCTGCCAAGCCTAATGGCTACTGGTCTCCGCATCAGGCTATTGGGGCCCCGGATGCCGAGCCATGTCATTTAACACCTCAGGCATGGAGCCCTTTCTCGAGCACGGAACTTTGCCCAGAATGCTACATCGAGTTTGGATTCAAAGAGGCTGTTATCCCTACGGAGCTGTCTGTTTGGGTGGTGTGGAACGCTAAAGCTGGTGTCACTAACATCCAACTGATATTTGAAGATGGCTCAAAACAGTCTCTTGGTGACGTCACAGCTCAGTGTGATGCACCACTCACTATGGCTCTGAGAGTCAACAAGCGAGTCTCAAGGATTCGCATTAATGTCAAAGGATCGACTGAAATTGATGCCATTCAACTGACGTCATCTATCAATCATCCAAACTGCCTCAATTGTGAGCCTGTAGAATATTTAGTTACCAGGGAGCCTCCATTTTTCTCTGGAGAACCTCAACGAGTGGAGAAAACCAGGTTTGAAGACAG TCATTTTAATCCCGGCAAGACTTACACCTACAGAGTCCAAGCTGTCACAAGTGTTGGGCTTACAGGcccaccctcccctcccctctcaTATTCTTCCTATAAAGGCTTCTGCGGAGACGGCATAGTGGACGAGAGTATTGGAGAAGAATGCGATGATGCAAACGTCAGAGACGCAGACGGTTGTAATGTGCAATGTAAGAAAGAGGACGTGTTTCATTGTACAG GTCACCCAAGTCTGTGCTACCGTCATGATGGAGACGGCAAATGTGAAGAGTTTGAAGAGAAAACAAGCATCAAGGACTGTGGATTTTACACCCCTGAAGGCTTTCAAGACCAGTGGGCGGTAAATGTGACAGTTAACCCAGCCTACCACCGAAGTGAATGTCCTGAAAATGTGATCGCCGGACCTCCGTCTCGGGACTTG GTTTGCCAGTCATCCCTTGAAGATTCCTTCAACCAAAAGCACGCTTGGGGTCCCTGTGGCGTTAACAGGGATGGTAATTTTTGGCTCGAAGTGACATTCAACCGCTCTGTGGTACCTGCAGCAGTGGTCATTTACATTGGTTCCGATGGCAAAACAGCTTATAGCGATTATGAGGAGGAAACTGTCATAGTAGAGCTTATCGACAGTTCAGGACAAGTGCTTCCGTCGGGAGGTGATGAAACCAAATTCTCGTGCAAGAGTAATCCTGCCGTGGTTCCGATTTACCATGATATGACAAAACCATTTTTCTATGCGAGAAAAGTTCGTGTCAGTTTCAGGTCATTCTTGGTCGCCATAGCGGGAGTGGCCCTCCGTTCGAGAGCCTCATTTGATGTTGTTGAAATGTCCAAGTGCAGACACGACGAGATTTTTAGCCCTCGGACCCAGCACTGCCACAAGTACATGTGCCAAAGACCCTCTTGTTACAAACTAGCAGTAAAGCATGCTTCAGTCAAATGTGAGGGGACTGAGGAAGGGCAGATCTGCTCAGTAACTTGTAAGCCCGGGTACCGGCCTTTCAGGCCCTTCAAAATGGTTTGTTTGAATAAGGAGTGGCAAGGAATCATCAGAGCATGCCAACCAGTCAGCTGCGGTATTCCCAAAATTCCCAATGGTAAAGCTG ATTGTCCAGAAGGACACACTTTCGGCAAAAAGTGCTCCATCAAGTGTGTACCACAGGCCAAAATGAAAGGAGGTGAAGGATATGTGACGTGCGAAGATGACGGAAAATGGTCTGCACAAACCTCCTTCTGTGTGATGACCTGTCCAAATTTGAGCACTCCAGAGAACAGCGAGCCAGTGGTGGAGAACAACTGTATCGGCAGTAAAAGAACATATTTACCCGGTATGTCCTGCAAATTTCGATGCAAACCTGGTTACATGGTGAAAGACCAAGACCACCAGGGGCGGAGGCATTTCAAAATACGATGCACTAAAAGCGGGCAATGGACTCACTCAAGCTGTGAACCAATAATCTGTACGGAAATTGCTGCCAACCTGAAAATCTGGTATAACTGCACGAATGGCAATGCAATGGGAAGTGTTTGTTCCAATGATTGTCCAGGCGAGGAG GTTCATACGGTCAAGTGCGAAGAAGATGGTCATTGGAGTGAGCCCATGAAGCGTTGCAAATCTCCAAGCGCGGGTGTCTGTTCAGCGCCTAAAGCACCCACTGGAGTTCTATTGACCTGCGAAGATCACTATCCTGGCGGTATATGTAAGGCCAAATGTAAAGATTTCGGCTTCGACGTCGTTGCAGCG GGCAACGAAGAAAAGTGGCGGGTGACTCTAACGTGCAGTCAGAAGCTTGACTGGTACCCAGATCCCTCTCGTTTACTCTGCGTGCGCAGTTGCGATAGAGTCTACATTGCTGATGGGTGGTGCGATCCAGTGAACAATAACAAACATTGTCGATGGGACGGTGGAGATTGCTGCCGTTCGACCGCCAAGAACAGAATTGTTCGCCCTATGCCCAGCTATTGTAGAGCTGCTTGCGCCTGCAAAGATCCAGAGGCTTCTGAAAATCAACCAGACGATAACGAACCCGATGACGAAGGTGATAGCATACCTGATGGAAGTGGATCTGTGGATGGTCAGTACAAGACCTCAACGTAG